From Paucidesulfovibrio gracilis DSM 16080, a single genomic window includes:
- a CDS encoding transposase has product LRVKGTNQTACRKHVAELLEKIAQLKQAPFAPLKTLGRTLYSWREEVACMFRFARSNGITEGFHRKMKLIQRRAYGFRNFENYRLRVKVLCG; this is encoded by the coding sequence TGTTGCGCGTGAAAGGCACCAATCAGACAGCCTGCCGTAAACATGTGGCGGAGTTGCTTGAAAAGATAGCTCAATTGAAGCAGGCTCCGTTTGCCCCGCTAAAAACCCTGGGACGAACGCTGTACAGCTGGCGGGAAGAGGTCGCCTGCATGTTTCGTTTTGCGCGAAGCAACGGGATCACCGAAGGATTCCACAGGAAAATGAAACTGATCCAGCGACGAGCATACGGCTTCAGGAATTTTGAAAACTACCGCTTACGCGTCAAGGTGCTGTGCGGGTAA
- a CDS encoding Fur family transcriptional regulator — MKPPEKAFLDYLASRNLKMTPQRRLILETFIKADGHISSEELYNKVKAKDPSVGQATVYRTLKLLSESDIAEAVDFGDGVARYELHYGQEHHDHLICERCGKNIEIVDPTIEKLQEDLAEKYGFELQRHKMYLFGVCDKCKKKSED; from the coding sequence ATGAAGCCACCAGAGAAAGCTTTCCTGGACTACCTCGCCTCCCGGAATCTCAAAATGACCCCGCAACGGCGGCTCATTCTTGAGACGTTCATCAAAGCGGACGGGCACATCTCCTCCGAAGAACTCTACAACAAGGTCAAAGCCAAAGACCCTTCCGTGGGGCAGGCCACCGTCTACCGCACCCTGAAGCTCCTCTCCGAATCAGACATTGCCGAGGCAGTGGATTTTGGAGATGGTGTCGCCCGGTATGAGCTGCATTACGGGCAAGAGCATCACGATCATCTCATTTGTGAACGGTGCGGGAAAAACATTGAAATTGTGGATCCCACCATTGAGAAGCTTCAGGAAGATCTGGCCGAAAAGTACGGCTTCGAACTCCAACGGCATAAAATGTACTTGTTTGGTGTCTGCGATAAGTGCAAAAAAAAATCCGAAGATTAG